A window from Nitrospira sp. ND1 encodes these proteins:
- a CDS encoding CopD family protein — MFALVWIHLLAAMVWIGGMVFLSVVLVPVLKRDGAFAQYALLFRTIAYRFRAVVWGAMGILVATGLTLAAGRSIPLMEPSRWPTIFAAKIGLVTLLFTLTLLHDLVVGPRVRRSLGIPEAERSARDRVLLRYSVLVPRISLLVALLVLLLAVVLART, encoded by the coding sequence GTGTTTGCACTGGTCTGGATTCACTTGCTGGCGGCCATGGTATGGATCGGGGGGATGGTATTCCTATCCGTCGTGCTGGTGCCGGTGCTGAAGCGGGATGGGGCATTTGCTCAGTATGCCCTGCTGTTCCGAACGATTGCCTATCGGTTCAGAGCTGTGGTCTGGGGGGCGATGGGGATCCTGGTGGCCACCGGACTCACGCTGGCTGCAGGTCGATCGATTCCGTTGATGGAACCATCCCGCTGGCCCACGATTTTTGCCGCCAAGATCGGATTGGTAACGCTGCTATTCACCCTGACGCTGCTGCACGATCTCGTGGTCGGGCCGCGTGTGCGACGGAGCTTGGGAATCCCTGAGGCAGAGCGATCCGCGAGAGATCGGGTGCTCCTGCGCTACTCGGTGCTCGTCCCGCGTATTTCGTTACTGGTCGCGCTGCTGGTGCTGTTGCTCGCCGTCGTCCTGGCCCGCACCTAA
- a CDS encoding CHASE3 domain-containing protein: MLHRLFAGKGLIIALAVGFIAVESIVAASFLSLLHFKTSNNWATKSEQVLLELERMMSAVAGAETSQRGYIITGSDEYLAPYREAVVTLEDQIRRIGGLTRDNSIQQDRVAYLATQVEQRSEEMDQAIVTRRSKGLLYAKSAVAVNQQNRTMDTIQDISAQIRKEETRVLERHRADSEAWAFTTGSFAAVFFLLNAVVFTLCGIVIKMALTSQAQAERLLHSFQAPQATPATR, from the coding sequence ATGCTCCATCGTCTTTTTGCCGGCAAAGGCCTTATCATCGCCCTTGCCGTGGGATTTATAGCGGTTGAATCTATCGTCGCAGCGAGTTTCCTGAGCCTGCTGCACTTCAAGACTTCCAACAATTGGGCCACGAAAAGTGAGCAGGTGCTGCTTGAGTTGGAACGGATGATGAGTGCCGTGGCGGGGGCTGAAACCAGCCAACGCGGATACATCATTACCGGCTCGGACGAGTACCTTGCACCCTATCGCGAGGCAGTCGTCACGCTTGAGGACCAGATCCGGCGGATCGGAGGGCTGACGAGGGACAATTCGATCCAGCAGGACCGGGTGGCCTATCTTGCCACACAGGTCGAACAGCGATCGGAGGAAATGGACCAGGCCATCGTGACACGTCGCAGCAAGGGGCTCCTCTATGCCAAGTCGGCCGTGGCGGTGAATCAACAGAACCGGACAATGGATACCATCCAGGATATCAGCGCGCAAATCCGCAAGGAGGAAACCAGGGTCCTGGAGCGCCACCGGGCAGACTCTGAAGCCTGGGCCTTTACGACCGGCTCGTTCGCCGCCGTGTTCTTCCTCCTGAATGCGGTGGTGTTCACTCTCTGCGGCATCGTGATCAAAATGGCCCTCACCAGCCAGGCACAGGCTGAACGCCTCCTCCACTCGTTCCAAGCCCCCCAGGCTACCCCGGCAACACGATAA